The Streptomyces sp. NBC_00670 genome window below encodes:
- a CDS encoding ABC transporter ATP-binding protein — MRSDPVVHVRALVKRYGAKTAVDGLDLVARPGVTAVLGPNGAGKTTTVETCEGYRRPDSGTVRVLGLDPVREGAALRPRIGVMLQSGGVYSGARAEEMLRHVAKLHAHPLDVDALIERLGLDSCGRTSYRRLSGGQQQRLALAMAVVGRPELVFLDEPTAGLDPQARRATWDLVRDLRADGVSVILTTHHMDEAEQLSDDVAIIDGGRVIAQGSPEELCRGGAENTLRFTGRPGLDVGSLLKALPADCTAAELTPGSYRVAGKIDPQLLATVTSWCAQAGVMPDRISVERHTLEDVFLELTGKELRS, encoded by the coding sequence ATGCGAAGCGACCCGGTCGTCCACGTGCGCGCCCTGGTGAAGCGGTACGGCGCCAAGACCGCCGTCGACGGTCTCGACCTCGTGGCCCGCCCCGGCGTCACCGCCGTGCTCGGCCCCAACGGTGCGGGCAAGACCACCACCGTGGAGACCTGCGAGGGCTACCGCAGACCGGACTCCGGAACCGTCCGCGTGCTCGGCCTCGACCCCGTGCGCGAGGGCGCCGCCCTGCGCCCCCGCATCGGCGTGATGCTCCAGTCCGGCGGCGTCTACTCCGGCGCCCGCGCCGAGGAGATGCTGCGCCACGTGGCGAAGCTGCACGCCCACCCGCTGGACGTCGACGCGCTGATCGAGCGGCTCGGCCTCGACTCGTGCGGCCGTACGAGCTACCGCCGGCTCTCCGGCGGCCAGCAGCAGCGCCTCGCGCTCGCCATGGCCGTCGTCGGCCGCCCGGAGCTGGTCTTCCTCGACGAGCCCACCGCCGGCCTGGACCCGCAGGCCCGCCGCGCCACCTGGGACCTCGTCCGGGACCTGCGCGCCGACGGCGTCTCCGTCATCCTCACCACGCACCACATGGACGAGGCCGAGCAGCTCTCCGACGACGTGGCCATCATCGACGGCGGCCGGGTCATCGCCCAGGGCTCTCCCGAGGAGCTGTGCCGCGGCGGCGCCGAGAACACCCTGCGCTTCACCGGCCGCCCCGGCCTCGACGTGGGCTCGCTGCTCAAGGCGCTGCCCGCCGACTGCACGGCCGCGGAGCTGACGCCGGGCTCGTACCGGGTCGCCGGCAAGATCGATCCCCAGCTGCTGGCCACCGTCACCTCCTGGTGCGCGCAAGCCGGGGTGATGCCGGACCGCATCTCGGTCGAACGGCACACCCTCGAAGACGTCTTCCTGGAGCTC